One genomic window of Evansella cellulosilytica DSM 2522 includes the following:
- a CDS encoding helix-turn-helix domain-containing protein has product MNMKQKRILQQECIQFFYKNENSYETANSLATRLGRMESQVKATLQHLVLSSHLKERKVGSHHVYFLNTEKDTYKHEFSETEESKFSLIIEKVQKLDILSQREKEVIIHICKGLDNASIGESLGISPHTVKNHISNIYQKLNVKDRLQLIKDLYH; this is encoded by the coding sequence ATGAATATGAAACAAAAGCGTATTTTGCAGCAGGAATGCATACAGTTTTTTTATAAAAACGAGAACAGCTACGAAACTGCAAACAGCCTTGCTACAAGGTTAGGGAGAATGGAAAGCCAAGTGAAAGCGACATTACAACACCTCGTTTTATCGTCCCACTTGAAAGAGAGAAAAGTAGGATCTCATCATGTATATTTTTTAAATACGGAAAAAGACACCTATAAACATGAATTTTCTGAAACGGAAGAAAGTAAATTCTCATTAATAATTGAAAAGGTTCAAAAATTAGACATACTTAGCCAAAGGGAAAAAGAGGTAATCATTCACATATGTAAAGGCTTAGATAACGCGAGTATTGGAGAAAGTTTAGGTATAAGTCCCCATACAGTAAAAAATCATATTAGCAACATTTATCAAAAATTAAATGTAAAAGACCGCTTACAGCTTATAAAAGACCTTTACCATTAA
- a CDS encoding EAL domain-containing protein: MLQVIRKVIGSAGDCQTAKIIGKLNEKKLLERCFKMESSQDFYHLFQPIINTNFPEKPIGYEAFIRNRHEKNPLKIFEKARKNNSLLEIDLHSINCALKYADSSNSAYHLFINIFPSTLVSDAFLALLDKIVNKPVILEINEANEETTIWNNPLLKKNILLLQEHNIKWALDDVGTGQASIQRIFEYQPNYIKLDKYFSNELSARKEKQKVVTFFVDLTKYMGSHFILEGIEKETDLKIAKELGVRNVQGFLFGKPQKEISHPRSDCCASKVN; encoded by the coding sequence TTGCTTCAAGTCATACGAAAGGTAATAGGAAGCGCTGGGGATTGTCAGACAGCGAAGATAATAGGAAAATTGAATGAGAAAAAGCTATTGGAAAGGTGTTTTAAAATGGAGTCCTCACAAGATTTTTATCACTTATTTCAGCCCATTATCAATACTAATTTCCCTGAAAAACCTATTGGATATGAAGCATTTATTAGAAACAGACATGAAAAAAATCCTCTCAAAATTTTTGAAAAAGCTAGAAAAAATAACTCGCTTTTAGAAATAGATCTTCATTCGATAAACTGTGCATTAAAATATGCAGATAGCAGTAACTCCGCTTACCATCTATTTATCAATATTTTTCCATCTACTCTAGTAAGCGATGCATTCCTAGCGTTACTTGATAAAATAGTAAATAAACCAGTGATTTTAGAAATAAATGAAGCAAATGAAGAAACTACAATATGGAATAACCCATTACTAAAGAAAAACATCCTCTTGCTACAGGAACATAATATCAAATGGGCTCTTGATGATGTAGGAACTGGCCAAGCTTCTATACAGCGAATATTTGAATATCAACCTAACTACATAAAACTCGATAAATATTTTTCCAATGAGTTAAGTGCTAGAAAAGAAAAGCAAAAAGTAGTTACTTTCTTCGTTGATTTAACTAAATATATGGGTTCACATTTCATTTTGGAGGGCATTGAGAAGGAAACAGACCTTAAAATTGCAAAAGAGCTAGGTGTTAGGAATGTACAAGGATTTTTATTTGGTAAACCGCAAAAAGAAATAAGTCATCCTAGGAGTGATTGTTGTGCATCAAAAGTTAACTAA